In Clupea harengus chromosome 1, Ch_v2.0.2, whole genome shotgun sequence, one DNA window encodes the following:
- the rab11fip4a gene encoding rab11 family-interacting protein 4A isoform X2 yields the protein MSAADGGLAVQAPGGRGDAFAVTPIDRHGEQGLGAPIIMCTRPYPECQLYPQEDGLGGRDAHESDMDSAADSGAGSESSDGGRHDDKDEGLGGLFLPGNNSGQLIPSASASVISNEEQFEDYGEGEDVDFTPSSPCPDDETRTNGFSDLGSSLPSSEGQTPQKIRHLYNSELLDVYCTQCCKKVNLLNDLEARLKNLKANSPNRKISSTAFGRQLFHHSNFSSSQGSTEDLFRDSIDSCDVDITEKVSYLEKKVTELENDSLANGDLKSKLKHENTQLVHRVHELEEQIKDQETRSDQILEEELKRHREALNKMERDKMHELELLGNRVLQLEDENGEMKLNVCRLKSQTEKLDQEKQRMTDKLEDTSLRLKDEMDLYRKMMDKLWQNRHEFQKEREAMQELIEDLRRELEHLQLFKLESDRGRGRTSAAGLSEYNAKTREIELEHEARRLKQENFKLRDQNDDLNAQILSLSLYEAKNLFSCHTKAQSLAAEIDNASRDELVDALKEQEEINYRLRQYMDKIILAILDHNPSILEIKH from the exons catGGCGAGCAGGGCCTGGGTGCTCCTATCATCATGTGCACGCGCCCCTACCCTGAGTGCCAGCTGTACCCGCAGGAGGACGGCTTGGGCGGCCGTGATGCCCACGAGTCTGATATGGACAGCGCCGCTGACAGTGGAGCTGGCTCGGAATCCTCAGACGGTGGTCGCCACGACGACAAGGATGAAGGGCTAGGGGGGCTCTTCCTGCCGGGAAACAA CTCCGGTCAGCTGATCCCCTCAGCTTCTGCGTCCGTCATCTCCAACGAGGAGCAGTTTGAGGACTACGGCGAGGGCGAGGATGTGGACTTCACTCCCAGCAGCCCCTGCCCTGACGACGAGACACGCACCAACGGCTTCTCCGACCTCGGCTCCTCGCTACCCTCCAG TGAGGGTCAGACTCCTCAGAAGATCCGGCACCTGTACAACAGCGAGCTGCTGGATGTCTACTGCACCCAGTGCTGCAAGAAGGTCAACCTGCTGAATGACCTGGAGGCGCGACTCAAGAACCTGAAGGCCAACAG CCCCAACAGAAAGATATCCAGCACGGCGTTTGGACG GCAGCTCTTCCATCACAGTAACTTCAGCAGTAGCCAGGGCAGCACTGAGGACCTGTTCAGAGACAGCATCGACTCCTGTGACGTGGACATCACAGAGAAG GTGAGCTACCTGGAGAAGAAGGTGACGGAGCTGGAGAACGACAGCCTGGCCAACGGGGATCTCAAGTCCAAACTGAAGCATGAGAACACACAGCTGGTGCACag ggtccaTGAGCTGGAGGAACAGATTAAGGACCAGGAGACTCGGTCCGATCAGATTttggaggaggagctgaagagaCACAGGGAGGCCCTCAACAAGATGGAGAGGGACAAGATGCATGAGCTAGAGCTCCTTGGCAACAG AGTGCTACAGTTAGAAGATGAGAATGGAGAGATGAAACTGAACGTCTGCAGACTGAAATCTCAAACAGAGAAACTGGATCAG GAGAAGCAGCGTATGACAGACAAACTGGAGGACACCAGCCTGCGCCTGAAGGATGAGATGGACCTGTATCGCAAGATGATGGACAAGCTGTGGCAGAACAGACACGAGtttcagaaggagagagaagccaTGCAGGAG ttgataGAGGACCTGCGTCGGGAACTGGAGCACCTACAGCTGTTTAAGCTGGAGTCAGACCGCGGCCGTGGGCGGACCTCAGCAGCTGGCCTATCAGAGTACAACGCCAAGACCCGTGAGATTGAGCTGGAGCATGAGGCCAGACGCCTCAAACAG GAGAACTTCAAGCTGCGGGACCAGAACGATGACCTGAATGCACAGatcctgagcctgagcctgtaTGAGGCCAAGAACCTGTTCAGCTGCCACACCAAGGCCCAGTCTCTGGCTGCTGAGATAGACAATGCCTCCAGGGATGAG cttgTGGACGCTCTGAAGGAACAAGAGGAGATAAACTACCGCCTCAGACAGTACATGGACAAGATCATCCTGGCCATCCTGGACCACAACCCCTCCATCTTAGAGATCAAACACTAG